A section of the Oryza sativa Japonica Group chromosome 1, ASM3414082v1 genome encodes:
- the LOC4326489 gene encoding GATA transcription factor 23, whose product MGSTDRKVVGIGVAEEGRRSCVECRATTTPMWRSGPTGPRSLCNACGIRYRKKRRQDLGLDLNQPQKQEHGEVIPEVKDSNSNSNNCNSGSGNSSSNLQVVPKRRLLMGVEEAALLLMTLSSPSASTLLHG is encoded by the exons ATGGGCTCCACCGATCGGaag GTGGTGGGGATCGGCGTGgcggaggaagggaggaggagctgcGTCGAatgccgcgccaccaccacgccCATGTGGCGCAGCGGCCCGACCGGCCCCAGG TCTCTATGCAACGCTTGCGGAATCCGGTACCGGAAGAAGAGGAGGCAGGATCTTGGGCTGGACCTGAACCAGCCACAGAAGCAGGAGCATGGTGAGGTAATACCTGAAGTAAAAGACAGtaacagcaacagcaacaactGCAACAGTGGGAGTGGAAATAGCAGCAGCAACTTGCAGGTTGTTCCGAAAAGGAGGCTTCTGATGGGTGTGGAGGAGGCTGCATTGTTGCTAATGACATTGTCGTCCCCATCTGCATCCACATTGCTACATGGCTGA
- the LOC4326490 gene encoding uncharacterized protein: MSSTSMSVRSPASFPFPTAAGARGRVGSAQPVGPKLLSSPLPPAATPAVPRRLLFPVAAGIWDFLSGGGAGGAAAASLAVRGGMQLFRQGDVAGSVAEFDRAIELDQRQKKYLWQRGLSLYYLDRFEEGAEQFRLDVAANPNDTEESIWCFLCEAQLYGVDEARKRFLEVGLDSRSVMREAYALFKDGGDPEKLASNFSSGSEGEIFYSSLYTGLYYESQKDAELAKSHIVAACRSPYGSRSGDYMASLALVHCQCRNWTLE; the protein is encoded by the exons ATGTCATCCACTTCCATGTCAGTCCGTTCTCCGGCgtccttccccttccccacgGCAGCCGGAGCCCGCGGCCGCGTCGGCTCGGCGCAGCCGGTGGGCCCCAAGCTCCTCTCCTCGCCACTTCCGCCGGCGGCCACGCCCGCGGTGCCTCGCCGGCTCCTCTTCCCGGTGGCTGCCGGCATTTGGGACTTCCTTTCCGGTGGCGGAGCAGGCGGCGCGGCTGCCGCGTCGCTCGCCGTCCGGGGAGGCATGCAGCTCTTCAGGCAG GGAGATGTAGCTGGCTCAGTAGCAGAGTTCGATCGGGCAATTGAGCTCGATCAGCGGCAGAAGAAAT ATCTCTGGCAAAGGGGGCTTTCACTCTACTACCTGGACAG GTTCGAAGAAGGTGCAGAACAGTTCAGGCTGGATGTTGCTGCCAACCCGAATGACACTGAGGAGTCGATATGGTGCTTTCTCTGTGAAGCTCAGCTGTATGGGGTAGACGAAGCAAGGAAGCGCTTCCTGGAG GTTGGTTTAGACTCAAGGTCTGTAATGCGAGAAGCTTATGCACTGTTCAAAGATGGTGGGGACCCTGAAAAG TTGGCTTCAAATTTCTCTAGTGGTTCTGAAGGTGAAATTTTCTATTCATCATTATACACTGGACTTTACTATGAATCTCAG AAGGATGCAGAGTTGGCAAAGTCCCACATTGTTGCTGCATGCAGGTCACCATATGGATCAAG GTCCGGTGATTACATGGCTTCACTTGCACTAGTTCATTGTCAATGCCGCAACTGGACTCTGGAGTGA